Below is a window of Desertibacillus haloalkaliphilus DNA.
ACTGTCCATAGTTTTCAAATTTTGCCGTTCTGAAGTATACATCCCCTTGAGATTCATAGGCATAGCCTTTTTCGATTAATCGTTCTATAAACTCGATAATCTCAGGCATTGTCTCTGTTACACGTGGATGATGATCAGCCTTTTTAACACCAAGAGCGCTCGTATCATCATGGTAAGCTTTAATAAACCGCTCTGCAATCGTCGGCACATCTTCCCCGAGTTCTTTTGCTGCTTTAATTAACTTATCATCAACGTCTGTAAAGTTCGAAATATATTGAACGTCATAGCCACGGTACTCTAAATAACGACGGACCATGTCAAATGAAATCGCCGGTCTTGCATTACCAATGTGAATGTAATTATATACAGTTGGACCACATACATACATTTTCACTTTCCCTTTTTCAAGCGGAACAAACGGCTCTTTTTTCCTCGTTAACGTATTATAAACTTCAATTGCCACCTTGGATCACTCCCTCTACATTATCCCTATCTTTGATATTTATTATATTTATAGACGATTAACTCGTTCATATTTTTTTGATTCTTCAAGTTCTGCTCGTAATTGCTCAATCTCTTCTTCTAGCTCACGAAACTTATCAGCGATTGGGTCTGGAAGCTTATGGTGATCTAAATTTTGTTTCACTTTCACACCATCTTGCATAACAATTTGACCTGGAATCCCCACAACCGTTGAGTTCGGAGGCACTTCCTTTAAGACAACAGATCCAGCACCAATTCTTGAGTTTTTCCCAATCGTAAATGAGCCAAGAACCTTTGCCCCTGAGGCAATAAGAACATTATCCTCAACGGTCGGATGGCGCTTCCCTTTTTCTTTTCCTGTACCTCCTAAGGTAACTCCTTGATAAATCGTTACATTATCACCAATCTCACATGTTTCCCCAATCACAACACCCATACCATGGTCAATAAACAAACGCTGACCAATAACTGCCCCCGGATGGATTTCGATCCCTGTAATAAAACGACTGACTTGCGATAATAACCGAGCTAAAAAGTAGATCTTTTTTTTCCAAAACCAGTGTGCAACTCGATGCGACCAAATCGCGTGGACACCTGAATAAGAAAAGACGACTTCTAACCGACTTCTAGCAGCTGGATCTTGCTCAAAAACGACATCAATGTCATTTAATAATGTTCGAAACATCATTACTCACTCTCCCCATATTTTACTTTTAGAGTCTGTTCAAAAAGGGTGTCTCCCTCGTTTGAACACGATCATTTAAAGCTTATTTTTCTCTATTAAAACCGGTTAGCTGTACTAAAAAAAAGCGTCACTGTGCCTTCATATAGCACAGAGACGCTTCCCACGCGGTTCCACTCTGTTTAAGTAGTAACTACTCCACTTCTTTACTATAACGGTTAAGTAACCGCCCTTACCTACTTACGTTCAATAAGGGACTCAAAGGTGCATGTTCAGAATACGTCTCTTAAACCACTTTCAGCCTAGATGGTTCTCTCTTATGAAGAGTTCGTAAACTTACTTTTCCTTTTCATCGTTCAAGTATTTAGTTGTTAGTTAAGTAATTGCTTCACACGGCTAGCGACTACCTCTTTGCCAAGCAACTCAATCGAGTTCGGCAACTCTGGGCCATGTGTCTGCCCTGTTGTTGCTACTCGAATTGGCATAAACAATTTCTTCCCCTTTTGTCCTGTCGCCTTTTGTGTTGCTTTAACTGCTGCTTTAATAGTTGTTGCTGTAAATTCCTCTAATTGTTCGATTTCAGTAACAAACTGAGCTAGAACATCATTGACTTGTTCACCAGCTAACACTTCTTTCGCATCAGCATCATAGTCAATATCTGTTTTAAAGAATAGCTCTGTTAGTTCAACAATCTCAGCACCATAATGCATTTGTTCCTGATAAAGTGAAATCAAGCTAGTTGCCCATTCACGTTGTTCTTCACTTAACTCCTCAGGTAATTTACCTGCTTTGATTAAATGAGGAAGGGCCAAGTCAACAACTCGCTCAAGGTCAGCTTCTTTCATATAACGGTTGTTCATCCAAGCTAGTTTATCAGTATCAAAAACAGCCGGTGCTTTTGAGACACGCTCAAGACTAAATTGCTCAATTAACTCATCTTTTGAAAAGATTTCTTCTTCTCCTACTGGAGACCAACCAAGTAATGCTAAGAAGTTAACAATCGCCTCTGGTAAATAGCCAAGCTCTTTATATTGTTCGACGAATTGAATAATCGACTCATCACGTTTACTCATTTTCTGACGATCAGGGTTTAAGATTAATGATGCATGAGCAAACTTCGGTGATTCCCAGCCAAATGCTTGATATAATAATACTTGTCGTGGGGCATTTGATAAATGCTCCTCTCCCCGAATGACATGAGAAATCTCCATTAAATGGTCATCAATCACAACCGCAAAGTTGTACATTGGGATCCCATCTTTTCTTGCAATAACAAAGTCACCAATGCCATCAGTATCAAAGCTAACTTTTCCACGAATCGTATCATCGACGACAATCGACTGTCCTTCAGGAACACGGAAACGAATCACAGGTTTAATCCCTTTTGCTTCATAGGCTTGTCGTTGCTCCTCTGTTAAGTTACGGTCACGTCCGCTATATTTAGGCATCTCTCCACGTGCAAGCTGGGCTTGGCGTTCTTCTTCTAGCTCTTCTTCAGTCATATAACAGTAATATGCTTTACCTTCATCTAAGAGCTTATCAATATATTTTGTATAAATATCTATACGCTCCATACAACTATATGGGCCGTAATCCCCACCAACATCGATACTCTCATCCCAGTCAATGCCTAGCCACTTAAGGCTGTCCATCAACTTTTCTTTTGCATCACCGACATTACGGGCTTGGTCTGTATCTTCAATACGCATAATGAAACTTCCGCCCTGATTTCTCGCGTATAGGTAATTAAATAGTGCAGAGCGTGCACCACCAATATGTAAATGCCCCGTGGGACTTGGAGCAAAACGCACTCGTACCTTATTTGACATCTATGACACCTTCCATTTCTTATATGTTGTACTTATTTTACCACCAAACGCCTAGTTATGGTCAACCTTTTCCCCGCTTTAAGGAATTCTCATTTAACTGCGCTCAAGAAGGATAACAGCTTGTGCAGCTATCCCTTCTTCACGTCCAGTGAAGCCAAGTTTCTCGGTTGTTGTTGCTTTAACATTGACTTGTTCAACCTCACCCTCAACTAACTCTGCTATCCGCTGTCTCATCTGATCAATGTATGGCGCCATTTTGGGCTTTTGGGCCATAATTGTACAGTCAAGATTCCCTAACTTATAGCCTTTGTTTGTAACGATCTCCCATACATGTGTAAGTAACTTTGCGGAATCGGCATCTTTAAAGGCTGGATCTGTATCCGGGAAGTGCTTGCCGATATCACCTTCGCCGATGGCGCCCAATGCAGCATCTGCAATTGTATGTAAAAGAACATCTGCGTCTGAATGACCTAATAACCCTAAATGGTGTGGAATCGTAATTCCGCCAATAATTAAAGGCCTACCTTCTACTAACTGATGAACGTCAAAACCTTGTCCAATCCTCATGGTTTCTCTCTCCGTTTCGTTTCCATAATCGCCTTCGCAAAAACTAAATCCTCAGGCGTTGTTAATTTTATATTTAAATAATCACCACTAACGATGGCTACAGCTTGTCCACTCTGTTCAACAAGACTTGCATCGTCTGTCCCAAGAAAGTTCGCTATTTCAGCTTCCTTATGCGCTTGCTTGATTAAAGACAGATGAAAAGCTTGTGGGGTTTGGATCGCCCACAAGCTTGATCGCTCCATTGTTTCAACAACAAAGTCAGCATCGACACGCTTAATCGTATCCTTAACAGGGACAGCTAAGGTTGCCGCTCCAATAGTCTTTGCTTTGTTAACGAGGTTGTTTAAGTGTTTCTCTTCAACAAATGGTCTCGCCCCGTCATGAACTAAAACAATCTCGCTCTCTTCTACAGCCTTCAAACCGTTATAAACACTTTGTTGACGCTCAGACCCACCTGCTACTATTTTAGTGGCTTTCGATAGTTTATGGGCAACTAAGAGTGACTTTACCTGCTCCGTTTCACGTTGATTGGCAACAACAATAATTTCTTTACAGTTTTCATCTGCTTCAAAAATAGCTAGCGTATGAATAATGACTGGCTTTCCTTCTAGTTCGATAAATTGTTTGTTTTGTCCAGCTTGCATTCGTTTCCCTTGACCTGCTGCTGGTATGACTACTGAGTAATTCATCTATTCTCACCGTTTCTATCACTTCATCTAAAGTGCTTTTTCTAACAATTTAGGCTTTGCAAAGATCATCCGACCTGCACTTGTTTGCAGAACACTCGTAACAATGACGTCTATTTGCTTTCCGATGTAATCACGTCCACCTTCAACGACAATCATCGTCCCATCATCTAGATAGGCTACCCCTTGATTATGTTCCTTACCGTCTTTGATAACTTGAACATTCAATTCTTCTCCTGGTAACACAACCGGTTTAACTGCATTTGCGAGGTCATTGATATTTAAGACGGGTACACCTTGTAACTCACAGACCTTATTTAAGTTAAAGTCATTCGTTACAACAACACCTGTCAGCAATTTCGCTAATTTCACGAGTTTACTATCAACTTCTTGAATTTCCTCAAAGTCACCTTCGTAAATTTCCACTTTTATCGGTAACTCTTTTTGAATCTTGTTTAAAATATCAAGACCGCGTCGGCCCCTATTTCTTTTTAATACATCCGAAGAGTCGGCAATATGTTGTAACTCCTCTAGTACAAACTCAGGGATAATAAGCGTCCCCTCAAGGAAACCTGTTTTACATATGTCAGCAATTCGTCCGTCGATAATCACGCTCGTATCTAAGATTTTCAATTCTGCACTCATGCTCTCAATAGAATCGTCACTATCCTTCTTCTTATCACGGCCAAGTTTATTGGCGACCGAAAATAGGTTAATAAGTTCATCACGTTTCTTAAAACCAATCTGAAACCCAAAATAACCTAAAAAGAAGGTAATAAAAATCGGTACAACAGTACTTAAAATCGGTACTTGAATCGTATTTAGAGGAATTGATACTAAAAAGGCAACAATAAGGCCGAATATCACCCCCATGGTTCCAAACAACACATCTGTTACCGGCGCCTTGACAATCGCTTCCTCCATTAATTTCATAAGCCCCACAATATAATCAGCTAACCAAAAAGTCGATAAATATAATATAATTGCTCCAATAACTGCTCCTACATATGAATTTGTTACCCAGTTAGGTAGGTCACCTACATTTAAAAGATGAATAAGTTCTGGAAGAAAAATAAACCCTAAAGTACCACCTACGAGTACAAAAAACAATTGAACAATCCTTTTCAGCATTCGACTTTCACCTCCTTTTATTATTATAGACAATTCCTTAAAAATGAAACCTATCAAACTAAATTTCACATAAAATCACATGTTTTAAAAGAACTGTACAATTTAACATATCAAATTAATTAAATTTTGTCAATTTTTAAACAATTCAACCATAACTCTCGTATGATTCTTTTTACTTATATATGACGATCAATAAATAATTGTTCTTGAATTCTGCTTAAACCTTCTTTTATCATTTTTGCCCTAGCTTCACCAATCCCCTCGACTTCATCTAGCTCTTTTATCGAGGCAACCATAATCCGGTTCAAATCCTCATACTTGTCGATTAAGTTCTCAATGATCAGCGAAGGAAGACGTGGTATTTTGTGTAGAATGCGATATCCCCGTGGCGAAACAGTAAATTCTTGTAAATTAATCGTCTTTGAATACCCTAATAACTTTACAATAACATGATCATCTAATAATTCCTCGTTGGACAGCTTGGTGAGCTCACGTAATGTTTCAAATGCATCTTGGCTTTTATCTTTAATATAATCCTTGATAAGAAGAACTGCTTCTTTCTCAATATTAGAGACCAGTTCGTTCAACTGCATCGTGATCAAACGCCCTTCACTTCCTAGCTCATTGACATAATTTAAAATCTCACTTTTGATCCGCAGCACCATTTGAATCCGATGAATCACTTGAGATACCTCATGGAAAGTGACTAACTCCTCAAATTCTAACGCACCGAGGTTTGTTATCCCTTGATCAAGCACTGCCTTATACTTTTCAAGTGTTTGGATCGCTTGGTTTGCCTTCGTTAAAATC
It encodes the following:
- the gltX gene encoding glutamate--tRNA ligase, whose amino-acid sequence is MSNKVRVRFAPSPTGHLHIGGARSALFNYLYARNQGGSFIMRIEDTDQARNVGDAKEKLMDSLKWLGIDWDESIDVGGDYGPYSCMERIDIYTKYIDKLLDEGKAYYCYMTEEELEEERQAQLARGEMPKYSGRDRNLTEEQRQAYEAKGIKPVIRFRVPEGQSIVVDDTIRGKVSFDTDGIGDFVIARKDGIPMYNFAVVIDDHLMEISHVIRGEEHLSNAPRQVLLYQAFGWESPKFAHASLILNPDRQKMSKRDESIIQFVEQYKELGYLPEAIVNFLALLGWSPVGEEEIFSKDELIEQFSLERVSKAPAVFDTDKLAWMNNRYMKEADLERVVDLALPHLIKAGKLPEELSEEQREWATSLISLYQEQMHYGAEIVELTELFFKTDIDYDADAKEVLAGEQVNDVLAQFVTEIEQLEEFTATTIKAAVKATQKATGQKGKKLFMPIRVATTGQTHGPELPNSIELLGKEVVASRVKQLLN
- the disA gene encoding DNA integrity scanning diadenylate cyclase DisA, yielding MGDRKKGVFISEVLKFVAPGTPLRDGIDNVLRAKTGGLIVLGYNNEMMNIVDGGFFINCEFSPSYLYELAKMDGAIILSEDGKRILYANTQLVPHNSIDSNETGIRHRTAERVAKQTGNLVISISQRRNVITLYQGEYRYSLKDIGVILTKANQAIQTLEKYKAVLDQGITNLGALEFEELVTFHEVSQVIHRIQMVLRIKSEILNYVNELGSEGRLITMQLNELVSNIEKEAVLLIKDYIKDKSQDAFETLRELTKLSNEELLDDHVIVKLLGYSKTINLQEFTVSPRGYRILHKIPRLPSLIIENLIDKYEDLNRIMVASIKELDEVEGIGEARAKMIKEGLSRIQEQLFIDRHI
- the cysE gene encoding serine O-acetyltransferase, with product MFRTLLNDIDVVFEQDPAARSRLEVVFSYSGVHAIWSHRVAHWFWKKKIYFLARLLSQVSRFITGIEIHPGAVIGQRLFIDHGMGVVIGETCEIGDNVTIYQGVTLGGTGKEKGKRHPTVEDNVLIASGAKVLGSFTIGKNSRIGAGSVVLKEVPPNSTVVGIPGQIVMQDGVKVKQNLDHHKLPDPIADKFRELEEEIEQLRAELEESKKYERVNRL
- the ispF gene encoding 2-C-methyl-D-erythritol 2,4-cyclodiphosphate synthase, whose product is MRIGQGFDVHQLVEGRPLIIGGITIPHHLGLLGHSDADVLLHTIADAALGAIGEGDIGKHFPDTDPAFKDADSAKLLTHVWEIVTNKGYKLGNLDCTIMAQKPKMAPYIDQMRQRIAELVEGEVEQVNVKATTTEKLGFTGREEGIAAQAVILLERS
- the ispD gene encoding 2-C-methyl-D-erythritol 4-phosphate cytidylyltransferase — encoded protein: MNYSVVIPAAGQGKRMQAGQNKQFIELEGKPVIIHTLAIFEADENCKEIIVVANQRETEQVKSLLVAHKLSKATKIVAGGSERQQSVYNGLKAVEESEIVLVHDGARPFVEEKHLNNLVNKAKTIGAATLAVPVKDTIKRVDADFVVETMERSSLWAIQTPQAFHLSLIKQAHKEAEIANFLGTDDASLVEQSGQAVAIVSGDYLNIKLTTPEDLVFAKAIMETKRREKP
- a CDS encoding PIN/TRAM domain-containing protein, which translates into the protein MLKRIVQLFFVLVGGTLGFIFLPELIHLLNVGDLPNWVTNSYVGAVIGAIILYLSTFWLADYIVGLMKLMEEAIVKAPVTDVLFGTMGVIFGLIVAFLVSIPLNTIQVPILSTVVPIFITFFLGYFGFQIGFKKRDELINLFSVANKLGRDKKKDSDDSIESMSAELKILDTSVIIDGRIADICKTGFLEGTLIIPEFVLEELQHIADSSDVLKRNRGRRGLDILNKIQKELPIKVEIYEGDFEEIQEVDSKLVKLAKLLTGVVVTNDFNLNKVCELQGVPVLNINDLANAVKPVVLPGEELNVQVIKDGKEHNQGVAYLDDGTMIVVEGGRDYIGKQIDVIVTSVLQTSAGRMIFAKPKLLEKAL